One genomic segment of Ricinus communis isolate WT05 ecotype wild-type chromosome 5, ASM1957865v1, whole genome shotgun sequence includes these proteins:
- the LOC8288856 gene encoding uncharacterized protein At5g39865 has translation MGCVSSNLLNNEDELTQLGSSALSHHIVSLTSTTYGLLNLDPPTPQSSATATTPPPPARFTLGSIFPSPLCEPKSLWSEPRSLPETINSWELMSGLDTDSFRFSPIIKKDLAYLPNKENSNPNFLKPFKDSSFANTPPPPPPPLKENAHSLERFEKLCPPNGDDKVVIYTTSLRGIRETFDACSVVRAAIGGFGVLICERDVSMDRGFREELRELMRGKEPKATLPPRVFIKGRYIGSVEEVMRIAEEGLMGELLQGLPKKRAGDMCDGCGDVRFLPCFSCNGSSKLVMLVKDEEEEKEPGLKQRRTVVVRCPDCNENGLVLCPICA, from the coding sequence ATGGGATGTGTATCTTCCAATCTGCTAAACAATGAAGACGAGTTAACTCAACTAGGCAGCTCAGCACTTAGTCACCACATTGTGTCGCTCACATCCACCACCTATGGCCTCCTCAATCTCGATCCACCAACACCTCAGTCCTCTGCCACTGCCACTACTCCACCTCCACCCGCTCGTTTCACTCTTGGTTCAATCTTTCCTAGTCCACTCTGCGAACCCAAGTCACTTTGGTCTGAGCCAAGATCTCTCCCTGAAACCATCAATTCTTGGGAGCTCATGTCTGGTCTTGACACTGATAGCTTCCGTTTTTCTCCCATTATTAAGAAAGACCTTGCTTATTTACCTAATAAAGAAAACTCCAACCCAAATTTCCTGAAACCCTTTAAAGATAGTTCCTTTGCCAAcactcctcctcctcctcctcctccctTAAAAGAGAATGCACACTCACTCGAAAGATTTGAGAAACTGTGCCCCCCAAATGGAGATGACAAAGTTGTGATTTATACTACATCTTTGAGAGGGATAAGAGAGACTTTTGATGCTTGCAGTGTTGTTCGCGCAGCCATTGGAGGATTTGGGGTTTTAATTTGTGAGAGAGATGTGTCGATGGATCGCGGGTTCAGAGAGGAGTTAAGGGAGTTAATGAGAGGGAAAGAGCCAAAGGCAACATTGCCGCCAAGGGTGTTCATCAAGGGAAGGTATATAGGTAGTGTAGAGGAGGTGATGAGGATAGCAGAGGAGGGTTTGATGGGAGAGCTGCTACAGGGGTTGCCAAAGAAGAGAGCAGGAGACATGTGTGATGGGTGCGGAGATGTCAGATTCTTGCCTTGTTTTTCTTGCAATGGAAGCTCAAAATTGGTGATGCTTGTTAAGGACGAGGAGGAAGAGAAAGAGCCCGGGCTAAAGCAAAGGAGGACAGTAGTGGTCAGATGTCCTGATTGCAATGAGAATGGGTTGGTGCTTTGTCCCATTTGTGCTTGA